One segment of Acaryochloris sp. CCMEE 5410 DNA contains the following:
- a CDS encoding FAD-dependent monooxygenase yields MKTDVIIIGAGPTGLSLACQFIRHGIDFIIVEQNEGVTALSKALGVHARTLEIYEQLGLAKQAIEQGTIAEQVKLITGGTIHDGPDLSTMGEGISAYPYMLVLEQSKNEQILYDYLQRHQKEVLWNTTLEQFSQTNNGVTAVVQPKDGEAHTIEAKYLVGCDGASSVVRNTLGFDFIGDTLERLFYVADTQIDWELDHNTLHACLGRDSFIFFFPMAGDRCWRILGNLPEQASPEELEMDATDLEERVKGLTGLSLDILGVNWYSSYRVHTRRVEQFSPGRCFLTGDSAHIHTPAGGQGMNTGIQDAYNLAWKLAFVLKGYSDESLLETYNQERLENAKNLVETTDQFFEFEAGSNWLVSLIRTTVLPPLAKHIFNIDVVQRGLFSLISQTGISYPDSALSHAVDDLNSKVKAGDRMPYFLLKGQSIYDDLHKPMFHLLTFSNEHEDQSISKEIKQAYGLLIDHHALPLSTPVAKAFGIDQPFSVLLRPDNYIGFITQDDPLSELTSYSINFKPA; encoded by the coding sequence GTGAAAACCGACGTAATCATTATCGGCGCTGGTCCCACCGGACTATCATTGGCCTGTCAATTCATCAGACACGGCATCGACTTCATCATCGTTGAGCAGAATGAAGGCGTCACCGCGCTATCTAAAGCGCTTGGCGTCCATGCCCGCACTTTAGAAATTTATGAGCAGCTTGGCCTAGCCAAGCAGGCCATAGAACAGGGGACCATTGCCGAGCAGGTCAAATTAATCACCGGGGGCACCATTCACGATGGGCCTGACCTATCAACGATGGGGGAAGGCATCAGCGCTTACCCTTACATGCTGGTTCTAGAGCAAAGCAAAAATGAGCAGATCCTCTACGACTACCTCCAGCGCCATCAGAAAGAGGTACTGTGGAACACCACTCTCGAACAATTTTCCCAGACCAACAATGGCGTTACGGCGGTTGTACAACCGAAAGACGGCGAGGCTCACACCATTGAAGCAAAATATCTAGTGGGCTGTGACGGAGCCAGTAGTGTCGTCAGGAACACCTTGGGCTTTGACTTTATTGGCGATACGTTGGAACGGCTTTTCTATGTGGCCGATACTCAGATTGACTGGGAATTAGATCACAACACCCTCCATGCTTGTCTGGGCCGCGACTCGTTTATCTTTTTCTTCCCAATGGCGGGTGATCGATGCTGGCGGATTCTCGGTAATCTACCGGAGCAAGCATCACCTGAGGAACTGGAGATGGATGCAACGGATCTAGAAGAGCGAGTCAAGGGGCTCACAGGTTTATCCTTAGACATTCTAGGCGTGAACTGGTACTCCTCTTACCGTGTCCATACTCGTCGGGTGGAGCAATTTTCCCCAGGTCGCTGTTTTCTGACCGGGGACTCGGCCCACATCCATACCCCTGCAGGGGGACAGGGCATGAATACGGGTATCCAAGACGCCTACAATCTTGCCTGGAAGCTGGCATTTGTCCTCAAGGGCTACTCGGATGAGTCACTGCTGGAAACTTATAACCAGGAGCGGCTAGAAAACGCCAAAAATTTGGTAGAGACCACCGACCAGTTTTTTGAATTTGAAGCAGGTTCAAACTGGCTGGTTAGCCTAATCCGAACTACTGTGCTGCCTCCGTTAGCCAAACATATCTTCAATATTGATGTTGTGCAAAGAGGACTGTTTTCGCTGATCTCTCAGACAGGGATTAGCTATCCAGACAGCGCGTTAAGTCATGCTGTAGACGATCTGAACTCTAAGGTTAAGGCAGGCGATCGCATGCCTTACTTTTTGCTCAAAGGCCAAAGCATCTATGACGACTTGCATAAGCCAATGTTTCACCTACTAACGTTTTCCAACGAGCACGAGGATCAATCGATTAGCAAGGAAATTAAGCAGGCGTATGGCCTTCTAATAGACCACCATGCTTTACCCCTTTCGACGCCTGTGGCAAAAGCATTTGGAATAGATCAGCCATTTAGTGTATTGCTCAGACCTGACAACTACATTGGCTTCATCACTCAAGATGACCCACTGAGTGAGTTGACATCTTATTCCATCAACTTTAAGCCAGCATAA
- a CDS encoding DUF3616 domain-containing protein, which yields MPQPFLLSRLLLQFDSEDDELIQELSAMTLSTDGSLWVASDEFLTLERLSPIEPHVYGNHQQFEIANYIDLFNSEDEIDIEGMDYVEPYLWFTGSHSKKRGKTKGKKPEKDINNLAEVKTDLNRYLIARIPVFQGEPLKSCSHPTDPERTVSAAAVQTTETSNQLIEVLQGDPHLGPFIEMDIPSKENGLDIEGLAVCGDKLFLGLRGPVLRGWAIILEIEVQDDEPGVLTLKEIGENGEKYKKHFVNLNGLGIRELCLRGEHLIILAGPTMDLEGAMQVFQLKNILDHSGNTLWDQSADTLELLFNLPFTIGSDHAEGLALLPCLGQAEALAIIYDSPNSNRRVQPHSILADVFRLD from the coding sequence ATGCCACAACCGTTTTTGCTGAGTCGGCTACTGCTGCAATTTGACAGTGAGGATGACGAACTAATCCAAGAACTATCGGCAATGACATTGAGCACTGATGGTAGTCTCTGGGTTGCTTCTGATGAATTCCTTACCCTAGAGCGGCTTTCTCCGATTGAACCACACGTATATGGCAATCATCAGCAGTTTGAAATTGCCAATTACATTGACCTTTTCAACTCAGAAGATGAAATCGATATAGAAGGCATGGACTATGTTGAACCTTATCTCTGGTTCACGGGTTCTCATAGTAAAAAGCGAGGTAAAACCAAAGGCAAGAAACCTGAGAAAGATATTAACAATCTCGCTGAGGTAAAAACTGACTTAAATCGCTACCTAATTGCCCGCATTCCTGTCTTTCAAGGAGAACCCCTCAAGTCTTGCTCCCATCCTACCGATCCTGAACGAACGGTCTCAGCCGCCGCTGTGCAAACTACAGAGACTAGTAACCAACTCATCGAAGTTTTGCAAGGTGATCCACACTTAGGACCGTTCATTGAAATGGACATTCCCAGTAAAGAGAATGGACTAGATATTGAAGGCTTGGCTGTTTGTGGAGACAAGCTGTTTTTGGGATTACGGGGTCCCGTTCTGCGAGGTTGGGCGATCATCCTAGAGATTGAAGTACAAGATGATGAACCAGGGGTATTAACCCTGAAAGAGATTGGTGAAAATGGTGAGAAATACAAGAAACACTTTGTCAATCTCAATGGTTTAGGCATTCGGGAACTGTGTCTTCGAGGGGAGCATCTAATTATCTTGGCAGGTCCCACGATGGATTTAGAAGGAGCGATGCAGGTCTTCCAGCTCAAGAACATTCTTGATCACTCTGGGAATACGCTCTGGGACCAATCGGCTGATACTTTAGAGCTGCTATTCAACCTGCCATTTACGATTGGCAGTGACCACGCAGAGGGCTTAGCACTGCTACCCTGTTTAGGTCAGGCTGAAGCTCTTGCAATAATATACGATTCCCCGAATTCAAATAGAAGGGTGCAGCCTCATTCTATTCTTGCGGATGTTTTCAGATTGGACTAA
- a CDS encoding FAD-dependent monooxygenase, whose amino-acid sequence MIQTTDILIAGAGPTGLTTAIELARRHVNVRIMERRSQPSTRSKALVVHARTLEFMDILGVADEMVQRGYTSPGIDFSANAREPLRANMYGLDTRFPFILILPQAETEAILERRLNELGVEVERSSELIQFTETPDGIRSIIERENGRFEVESQYLVGADGANSRIRQILDLPVQGSAYDWTAFLGDVHLHGHHAEGGTEQHSNDRGLAFIVPFDDGSHRIVTIDRKYQDDPKQRDLSLAELQESISAILEKQVELSDPVWLTRWGASLKLVSQYRSGRVFLGGDAVHTHSPAGGQGLNTGVQDAFNLGWKLGLVIKGQAPDTLLDTYHTERHPIGKKVLRTSDFLLRSLLVRQPLLRSLRELLFRLLIPMPLIQKNLANNLSGLGIRYNTGSGEMAGARMPDMALMTSQHEVVRLYNELLIFPGYTLLLFIDPDQAQNMRSTIEQITKYERDGLQIHIVLNNGLPELHDFGVSTLVDYRGDFETRLGFETGRALLIRPDGYIAFDHLKLDADHIGNLLKKWLTTTNGFLYREKLSRP is encoded by the coding sequence ATGATTCAGACGACAGACATTTTAATCGCAGGCGCTGGCCCGACTGGATTAACCACCGCCATCGAATTGGCTCGACGGCACGTCAACGTTCGCATTATGGAGCGCCGCAGCCAGCCGTCAACCCGTAGTAAAGCCCTAGTGGTTCATGCTCGTACCTTGGAATTTATGGATATTCTTGGCGTCGCTGATGAGATGGTGCAGCGCGGCTATACTTCGCCTGGGATTGATTTCAGTGCTAACGCCAGGGAGCCGCTACGGGCCAATATGTATGGTCTCGACACTCGATTTCCGTTTATTCTGATTTTGCCACAGGCCGAAACCGAAGCGATTCTGGAGCGCCGCCTCAATGAGCTGGGAGTCGAAGTGGAGCGATCGTCTGAGCTAATTCAGTTCACGGAAACCCCTGATGGCATCCGCAGTATCATTGAACGAGAGAATGGTCGCTTTGAGGTTGAATCTCAGTATCTGGTTGGGGCTGATGGGGCCAACAGCCGTATCCGTCAAATTCTCGACCTCCCTGTTCAAGGTTCTGCTTATGACTGGACTGCGTTTTTAGGTGATGTCCACCTACACGGCCACCATGCTGAGGGCGGAACCGAGCAACACTCCAACGATCGCGGTTTGGCATTCATCGTTCCCTTTGATGACGGTTCCCACCGTATTGTTACGATTGATCGCAAGTACCAAGATGATCCCAAGCAGCGAGATTTATCGTTAGCCGAACTCCAGGAATCCATCAGCGCTATCTTGGAAAAGCAGGTAGAACTGAGCGACCCAGTATGGCTAACCCGCTGGGGAGCCTCCCTGAAACTAGTCTCTCAGTACCGCTCTGGTCGCGTTTTCTTGGGCGGAGATGCGGTTCATACCCACAGTCCTGCTGGTGGCCAGGGATTGAATACAGGTGTTCAGGACGCCTTCAATCTGGGCTGGAAGCTGGGTCTTGTGATCAAAGGGCAAGCCCCAGACACGCTGCTGGACACCTACCATACTGAACGTCATCCCATTGGCAAAAAGGTTCTGCGGACCAGCGATTTTCTGTTGCGGAGTTTATTGGTACGTCAGCCATTGTTGCGATCGCTCCGAGAACTCCTCTTTCGCCTACTGATTCCAATGCCGCTGATTCAGAAAAACTTGGCCAATAACCTGTCCGGTTTGGGGATTCGTTATAACACTGGTAGTGGGGAGATGGCAGGAGCCCGAATGCCGGATATGGCTTTGATGACATCTCAGCACGAAGTGGTCCGTTTATACAACGAACTACTGATATTTCCGGGGTATACACTGCTATTGTTCATTGATCCTGATCAGGCTCAGAATATGCGCTCAACGATTGAACAAATCACTAAGTACGAGAGAGACGGTCTGCAGATCCATATTGTGCTGAACAATGGCTTACCTGAGCTACATGACTTTGGGGTCAGTACCTTGGTCGATTATCGCGGTGATTTTGAGACTCGATTAGGATTTGAAACCGGGAGAGCGCTTCTCATTCGACCGGATGGTTACATTGCATTTGACCACCTCAAACTAGATGCAGATCACATTGGCAACCTCCTAAAGAAATGGCTAACCACTACTAACGGATTCCTTTATAGAGAGAAGCTTTCAAGACCATAG